The genomic segment CCCCTACCCCGAGAGGTCTTTGGGAGCCTGCCAGAAGATATCGAGCATGCGCTTCCAGAGGCCTCGGATGGTCAGGGTCGCCGCCACAAGGTAGAAGGCGGGGACAAAGATCCAGAGCCAGGCGGGCCAGTCGTGGGGCGCAGAGGTCATCGACAGCACAATCGCGGCGATGGGATTGAAGATATTGGGAAAGCCCGCCAGCCAGGGAAACCACGCGGGCGGGTTAAAGCTCGTGTTCATCAGGCTCGCCATCAGCGCCGGTGCGGCGTAGGTGATGGCGGTCAGGCCGGGCAGCCCAAGGAGCGGCACGATCGCCCAGCCTCCGGCGTTGCCCGATGCCTGCTGGCTCTTCTTGCTGGTGAGCGAGCAGTAGAGCGACAGGGTGACATTGAGCAGGGCAGTCACCAGGATGATCACCTGCGATGCCAAGAAGTTGGTCCAGGACATCCCCGTCCCGGTTGCGGTGATCGCCAGCGCGGGAAGCATTCCCGCATAGAAAAGCCCGATCGGCCGGAGCGTCCCCGCCGCCTTGCCCGCGAGGATCTGCAGGGGCGAGTTGCGCGAGAGCAGCAGGGCGTTCCAGGTCATCTTCTCCCGCTCCCCCGTGATCGAGGTCGCGGCTTGGAGCGGCATGGCCAGCATCAGCACGAGCCCCTGGAGCACGACCAAGAAGCCATGCATCCCCCAGAAGTACCCCTGCTGAACCGACTGAGGTAGCGGCACTGCGAGCGAGATAAGGTAGAACATCCCCGCGTAGAGCCCTAGGATGCCAAGAATGCCGAGGGTCTTCTCCGTGGTACGGGTCGCGGACTGCTTCTTCTCCGCCGTCCGCCTCTGCGAGAGGAGCTCTTTCTGGAAGATCGGGTTGGTGGTGATCAAGTGCGCCCACCACTCGGGGAGAGAGAAGGTCGTGGGGGGAGGGGCGAGGTGCTGTGGGGGGGTAGTGAGTGTCGGGAGGACCCGCTCTCCTCCCGTGAAGGTCTCCCCGCTCCGTAGCCGCGAGAGAAAGACCTCGTCGTCGGCGCTCAGGGTTGCCGCAGTGGGCTGAGGAGGAGCAGGGGGGCGTACGGGCGGAACCTGCTTTTTCTGTTCTTCATTTTCTTCTTGCGTGACTTTAAGCATAACAACTCCTACAGACAACAACTCAGTATAGCGCGAATATTGTCCTATTTACCCGGAAAAATCCTTGGGCGCATCCCAGAGCGAGCGAAGCATCCGCTGCCAGACACGGCGTGCGGCGAGCACGACGACGAGGCAGTAGAGCACGGGGACAACCCAAAGCGCGAGAGGAAGGTGCCCAAACAGCATCACAACCGTCAGGAGACAGAGCAGAAAGGCCAGAAAGTTCAGCCCTCCCAGCCGCCACATGCTCTTGCTACTTGCTTCTTTGAGGTTCTTGCTCCAGAGGGAGATCTCGACCCCCACCAGCACCGAGAGCAGGGTGTTGGGCAGGAGCACCAGCGGCAAGAGAAGCAGCACGGCGGGGGAGATCACCCCACGCGCCACGAGTGCCAGCCCTATCGTAAACAGACCGGACAGCGCCAAGAGCGAGACCCGGAGCACATTGGCGATCTTGCCTCCCAGGATCTGCGCGGGGGTAAGGCGAGAGAGGAGCAAGGCATTCCAGGTGCGCTTCTCCCGCTCTCCGACAATGCTGCCACTCGTGAGGGCGGTGGAGATAACGAGCCCACTGATGAGCGGGCCGATTAGCCCCCCTCCACCCCCACGGTTGAGCCAGGGAAGGAGTATCGGAATCAGGGCGTAGGCTATGCCAAAGAGAATCAGATAGGGGCGTGTCCGACGCCATGCTTTCTGTTGCGGCGGCAGGGCCTCCCACTTGTCTTGGGCGGCACGGAGCTTGGCACGGTGGGCGTCGGCTTTCTCCGGGGAGTAGCTCGCGGGGATCTGGATCGCATGGGACTCGCGCTGGTAGACAGGGTTCTCGGTGATGATCTCGCGCCAGAGGGCGGCCAGCGACGACTCGACCGGGGCGGTTGCGGTTGTGGGGGGCGTTGCGTGCTCGCGCTGTTGCTGGGTGGAGAGTGCCATACCTACCTATCTACGACGGAATTTCCCCGCGCCGGTTGCGGCTATTCGTCCCCTTCTTTTTTCCGAAAGCGTGCGGGGCGCAGGTTGGTCAGCCCCCAGATTGTCAGCACGCCGCTCACGCCGAGGGTGGGCATGCAGAGCACCAGTGTCTCCCAGAGCTTGGAGAGACCATGCAGAGGGTCTCCGCTCACGGCCAGCCAGCCCCAGACACCAGGTGGCACCAGCCCAAGGAGACCTCCCAAGAAGCAGCAGAAGGCACGTCGCCCCCCGACCGGTACGCGCAAGGCCCACTCGGTTGTTGTGCCCAGGAGAAGTCCCGCCGGCACCGCCTGGAGCAAGACCACCGCCCAGACAATCTCTCCCGCGGTCTGCGACCCAAGCTGCGTGTGGTAGTACGCGGTCGAGGCACCTAAGGCAAGTGCCCCTAAGAGTCCGCCCCAGAGTCCCTTCATTTGCTTTTCTCCTGTTCTCTCGGCTCACGTGGCTTCTCGTCGAACTCGTACCACACCCGGATAAACTGGTACCAGTGGTTGTAGTGTGAGATTCCCTCGTAGGTGGCGACACTTCCCTCCATCGTGGCTTCCTCGGTCACGGGCTTCTCTCTCTCCAAGATATTGGGCAGGACAACGGTCTCGATATTCAGGACCTTGACCTGGTGGTCGCGTACCCAGAGATTTGCTTGTAGAACCGCGTCCATGAGGTTATCGAACTCCGCCGACTGGAAGAAGCCCGCGGGCCGCTTCTGCTTGGGGGCGAAGTCACGAAAAGCAAAATGAGTCATAGTATCTTAGTCGGCTTTCTACCGGATTTCCAGTACCTCACCCGCCGACTCCGCGCGCACGTTTGCGCTGTACATCGGGGTGACTGCGCTGGGGAGAGCATGGCTCTTTCCCCGTGTCTGCGCCCGTAGATGGTACTCGTAGACATGCTTGCCCGGTGCCAGGTGCCGTGCAAAGAGCGCGACCCGGTCGTCCCGAACATCGATATGCGAGTACCAGAAATTCCAGCTACCGTAGGTATCGTCTTCCTCAAGTGTCCCACGGGCATTGGGCTCAAACCCGGCGGGGAAGCGGTCCTCCAGCAAGACAAACTCCTGCGCCTGAGTCGCCTCGACAATCAGCCGGACGCGCACGGTCTCCCCCTGCGGGAAGCTCGTGCTGGCTGCCTCGGGGAGGAGGCCCTTGGGCCCCGATGCCAGCCGGACATACTCGCGGCGTATTTTGAGCCCCTTGGCATCCAGCGGCGCGAGTGTCTCCGTGCGAGTGGTCTGGCGCAGAGTGGCGATTGCATAGCCGCCCGTCGCCTGGAGCGTATTGGATCTGGGCTGGAGCGCGGTGGCGGGGATAGTCGCCTCCCGTAGCTTGCCCCGTGGCGCGAGGGGGATCGGCTTGCCATTGAGGGTCAAAGACGGTGCCACGCTCGCGTTGTTGGACTCTGGCAGGAGGCAGAGGGTGGAGATCACGAAGGCGGTGTCTCGGGTGTTGCCGAAGTAGCTCTCGGTCTGGGTGGAGAGCAGGTAGGTGGTCGCCTTGGAGAGCACGGGGCTCTGCGGGAGGGTGGTGAGCAGGGCGCGCAGGGCTAGGGCCGTGGTCGTGCGCTCGCTCCCATCGCCCCAGTGGGCAAAGGCACCGTCGACCACCGCTTTTTTCTCCAGTGCCGTCGCGTAGGCAAGGGGATCGAGGCCCGCGCTCTTGCAGAACAGGACGAGCCAGGCGAGGGTATCGGCGCGCTTGGCGCTCGGCTCGCCGAAGCGGTGGAGCAGGGCGGGGGCGAGTGCGCGGGCGCGGGCGGGATCGACCCGGCTGGCGGCGTAGAGTGCGAAGGCGGTGTCAGGGACGGGGGTAAGGGGGGCTTCCAACAGTGCCCAGAGCGGCTTGGTGCCTCGGGTGAGGAGCTCGTCGGGGACCGCATAGCCCGCATCACGCGCCTCGGCGAGGCCCCAGACCGCGTAGGCGGTGTGCCAGAGATCAAAGTTGTCTCTGTACCACCAGCCCCAGCCCTTATCGCCCTGCTGCATCCCGGCGAGGTGCAATACCCCCTCCGCGACCAGGGCTTTGTCGGCGACACCCGCTGCGATCAGCGGGACAAAGCGGCTGACCGTCTGCTCGACACAGCCATAGGGGTATTTTCGGAGGTAGTCGGTCGCCTCGGTGATGGTTGTCTTTAGGCTGGGAGCGATCCGCACGGTCAGCGACGAGCGCTCGGCAATCGCGCCTTCGGGGACGGTGAGAGCGAGCGCACCCTGCGGATCGAAGCCGTAGTTGGTGACTGTCTCCCGGGCAAAAGGGCGCACGGTGAGCGGGAGCTTGACCCCATCGGTGAGGCGCGTCTCGGTCCAGCCCTCCAGGATCAGCTCCGTGGACTCGGGCATCCCTCCCGGAACCGTCCAGCTCCAGGTCGCCTCCCCGATCGTCCCCGTGGCCACCGTCAAGGTCTTCTCCGGCTCGCTCAGACCGGCGGCCTTGAGACGCAGGTGCGCGGTCTGCGACTGCCCACTGTTGTTGTGGACGAGGCCGGTGAGCTTTACCTGGTCGCCCTCCACCACAAAGCGGGGCATGTCCAGGCGCACGAAGAAGGGGCGGTTCACCAGGATCTTTGCCCGTGCGTAGCCGACTGCAGTCTGGTCGCTCACGGCGTGCGCCACGGCCCGCCAGGTGGTGAGGTTGTCGGGGAGGGGAAAGGTCACGGTCGCCTTTCCCTCGGCGTTGGTGCGCACCTCGGGGTTCCAGTAGGCGGTATCGACAAACTTCTCGCGGGTCTTGACCTTGATGCCGTCCTTGCCATCGCCTGCCAGGTAGAGAATCTCAAACGAGTGCCGCGTGCGGACATCGCTGGTGCGGTGCGGGTAGAACGCCTTCCGAAGCGCCTTGGAATCGTCTTCCTTGAGCGCGTAGATAGCCTCATCGGCGACCGAGAGCGCGAGCTCGGTGGCGACCGGCTTGCCCGCGCTATCGGTCACGGCGACCTCGAAGCGGGCGGGCTGGCCGGGCTCGTACTGGGGCTTGTCGGGGGTGAGGGCGATACTCAGGGTCTTGCGGGGCAGGGTGACACGCAGGGGGGTCTCGGTCTGCTGGAGCTGCTTGTGGGCGACATAGACCGCGCCGAGCGAGACATTGGGGCCGTACTCTTCCAGGACAGGAACCGCGATCCGGGTGACACTCTGGCGAACGGGAACCGCGATTGCCTTGTAGAGCCGCTCGCCCTCGATCGTGAGCAGTACGGTCTGGCCGGTCTCCGCCGCGCCAATCACGACCTGTGCGGTCTCGCCGGGGGCGTAGCTGCGCTTGTCGGTGGCGAGGGTCAGGCCCGCGAGCCGGGTGCTGTCCTCGGCGACCTCATCGCGTGGGGTCACCCAGAGGGTCTGGTGGGTCTGGGCCTCGCGGCCGGCGCTATCGCGTGCGGTGG from the Armatimonas rosea genome contains:
- a CDS encoding alpha-2-macroglobulin family protein; the encoded protein is MKTALAPTLAVLLILLGFGALFAQSEPVGTVDGTVTFATTKKPFADATVVLVPEAESDRRRWRAHTDSRGHFSLSHIPVGTYSLSPQAQHHHGTVKDLQVREATTTHTEPALEPNGAALELTYTQQRTFGTHETPTLALTGLGSAGEKIGVSLYRARLSEVLSKPERAEALGRIGNAWSEATSTLPTALKPLCTTPIVENQEAISRVDREGFFTLRLPLRGLEKKPGLYFARLTHAKQTVWSWVQLTDTALVTHYSPSDKSLLAFVVDIERGTPRAGARVQQFLAGSVVAESTTDAQGLATLRGVTASGSATLARVGDDETMIYEARGAQEDDHEALVGHTITDRPLYRPGQTVHYKTILRRPTPGNATAYRLPAGEPAVVTLTDPNGLELQKETKTVTASGAVIGEFTVNPEGQTGFYDLKVEVAGKRHLQSIEIASYRKPEFSVSVTPKQLRLLRSGRLDATIAATYYFGAPVANAKVRWSLTRETDWSADYDNTGWPGMEEDLAGEDYGSGSLVADGEGRLDDTGHLSLSLPTEPEKPEPKEEAEDSDEPTRPHFPAQTERYKLTAYVTDNAEREVEQSADVSVTAADVKVALTPEGYLARAGQPTRLFITVRDHEGKAVANAPVTLRVEHQEKKGPVAVMAPLTGKSGEDGRTTLTITLPKSGDIDLIATARDSAGREAQTHQTLWVTPRDEVAEDSTRLAGLTLATDKRSYAPGETAQVVIGAAETGQTVLLTIEGERLYKAIAVPVRQSVTRIAVPVLEEYGPNVSLGAVYVAHKQLQQTETPLRVTLPRKTLSIALTPDKPQYEPGQPARFEVAVTDSAGKPVATELALSVADEAIYALKEDDSKALRKAFYPHRTSDVRTRHSFEILYLAGDGKDGIKVKTREKFVDTAYWNPEVRTNAEGKATVTFPLPDNLTTWRAVAHAVSDQTAVGYARAKILVNRPFFVRLDMPRFVVEGDQVKLTGLVHNNSGQSQTAHLRLKAAGLSEPEKTLTVATGTIGEATWSWTVPGGMPESTELILEGWTETRLTDGVKLPLTVRPFARETVTNYGFDPQGALALTVPEGAIAERSSLTVRIAPSLKTTITEATDYLRKYPYGCVEQTVSRFVPLIAAGVADKALVAEGVLHLAGMQQGDKGWGWWYRDNFDLWHTAYAVWGLAEARDAGYAVPDELLTRGTKPLWALLEAPLTPVPDTAFALYAASRVDPARARALAPALLHRFGEPSAKRADTLAWLVLFCKSAGLDPLAYATALEKKAVVDGAFAHWGDGSERTTTALALRALLTTLPQSPVLSKATTYLLSTQTESYFGNTRDTAFVISTLCLLPESNNASVAPSLTLNGKPIPLAPRGKLREATIPATALQPRSNTLQATGGYAIATLRQTTRTETLAPLDAKGLKIRREYVRLASGPKGLLPEAASTSFPQGETVRVRLIVEATQAQEFVLLEDRFPAGFEPNARGTLEEDDTYGSWNFWYSHIDVRDDRVALFARHLAPGKHVYEYHLRAQTRGKSHALPSAVTPMYSANVRAESAGEVLEIR